From the genome of Leptotrichia trevisanii DSM 22070:
CTGCATTTATAGCTGTCATTAAAGATTTTTTCACTCTCCTGAAATTTTTCGCCCCATAATTAAACCCAATTATTGGCTGAACAGCTTGAGAAACCGCATAAACACTCATTGTCATAATTGGCAAATATGAATTTATGATTGTCATAACCGCCACACCATAAGTTCCTCCATAAGTATCCACGATTTTATTTGTTACAAGCCCAACTCCCGAACTTGCAGCCTGTAATAAAAACGGTGACATTCCTATTGAAAAAATATCTTTCACTATTTTTGAATCCAATTTCATTTTTGAAAATCTTATTGTAACAACACTTTCCTCTTCCAGCTTGAATCCAAACATATCAATTTTAAACGGTAATTTTCCAACAATCAGGAACCAAAGTACAAATATTGCAGACAATACATTCCCAATCAAAGTCGCATAAGCAGTTCCCTCAATTCCAGTATGCATAATCATTACAGCTACATAATCTAAAGCAATATTCACAACTGCTCCAATTAGCATTGAAAACATCGCAACTCGTGGTGCTCCAGCCGCATTTAACACATTTGTTAGCCCAAACGAATAAAACAGTGGTAGGATGGCCAGTAATATTATTTCTAGATAAGCCTTTGCATATGGCAATGTTTCGTTATTAGCACCCGAATATCGTAAAACCATGTTAATATTCAACATTAAAAGCACATACAATGCAAGTCCTAAAATAGTAAATAATGTTACAGCATTTCCCAATATTTTCTTGGCTTCTCCCTTTTTTCCCTGTCCAAGCCTAATCGAAATGATAGTTCCAGCTCCAACTCCTATGAACATTGAAAAGGCAATAATCAGCATAACAATATAAAAAGCAATTCCCGCACCAGCAAGTGCCTTTTCACTAATTTTCCCAACAAAGAACCTGTCAACAATATTGTACAAGACAACTGCCGCAGATCCAATAAGCGTTGGTATGAAATATTTTACAAATAATTTCAAAATAGAACCTTTTAACAGTTCTTCACGTTTTTTTTCCATACTTTTTCCTTTTTGTAAAGTTTCTAAAGTCAATCTCTATTTTTCTAACAAATAATCTGCAATTTTTTCCAAAACTCCAAAATTACCCAATTTTTCTCTCTCTTTTTTCAATTCTAAAACAATATTTTTTTTCTTTTTTTCCATAATTTCCATTTCTTCCAGCAATTTTTCCACTGAAAAATCTTCCTGCAATAATTCCTTAAAAATTTCCCTATCAGCATTCAGATTAGTAAGTGTTATATATTTTATTTTGACTATCTTTCGTGCAATAAAAGCATTGATTTTCGATGTTTTGTAAACTACAATCACAGGCAGTCCCATAAGCGATATTTCAAAAGTTACCGTTCCTGAAGTTGCTATTGCATATTTGCAGTCTTTCCGAATATTCTTGATTTCATCAAAAGTTATTTCCAAATTTGGAATTTTATGAACATCAATTTTATATTTTTCTTCAAAAACACGTATATATTTTATATGCTCCTCATTTGCCAGTTTCATCAAAAACTTCTCATTCTTAACTTTTTCGTTTCTAATAAGTTCCATAATTACTGGCAAAAATTTTTCAATTTCTTGGCGTCTGCTTCCAGGAAGCAACAATATTTTTTCTCCTAGCTTGTCAGAAAATTCATATTTATCAACAAATGGATTCCCAAAGTATTCCACTTTCAGCCCTTTTGATTTATCTTTTTTCAAGCCATTGTCAAAATACGCCTTTTCAAATGGAAAAATAACAATAACATCATCAAATTTTTTTAATTTTTCAATCCGCTTTTTCCCCCAAGCCCAGACTTTAGGTGGAATGTAATAAATCATTCTCAAGTTTTGAAGTTCTTTTTCTGAAATCTTCTTTTTTAATAATTCAAAAAATTTTAAATTAAATCCTCCAAAATCAACAAAAATAACAGTTTCTATTTCATTTTCCTTAATAAACTGCAAATATTCATGAGCCTTTTCCGTAAAATAATTATACTTTTTCAAAGCCTCAACAAATCCCATAACATCGTTATTTTTAATATGATTTACAGGCTTAACACCAGCCTTTATTGACTTATCCCCAATTACACCAAAAAATTCAACATTTTCATCTTTTTTTCTCATTTCCTCCACAATGTATGAAGCATGTAAATCTCCTGACATTTCACCGCAGGAAATAAAGATTTTTTTCTTTTTTTGAGGTTTTACTATTGATAAATCATTATTTTTTTCTTTTATTATATCATTTTCATTATTATTTTTCATTTTTAGCCTTTTTTATTGTTTATTTTACTTGTTTCCTGTATGTTCAAATTAGTTTAAAAATTCAAAGTTGTATTTAATTTTTATATGCTAAATCTATTTTAAAATTAATAAATACAGATTTTAAATAGCATATTTATAGTTTTTAGCCTATTTTTTAAAAATAGTTTTTCTAAAAGCTCCTTATAAAACCTAATTTAAATAACGAAATAATATATAATACTAAATTCCATTAGAAACTAGAAGTTTTAATTCTTTACTAAGATAGTACGTAATTCAAAATTTATTAAATATCCACTATTTAAAAGAGAAATAGTATTAAATCTTAATTCCTTTTATAAAAATTTTATTTTTGTTTGCAAATTTTATAACTTCCTCTTTATCAATAAACAGCATTTTATCAGCTTCGATTACAATTCCACGTCCATTGATTTCTACCACTTTTTTTATTGTTTCCAGTCCAATAGTTGGAATGTCTATACGATAATCCTGATGACGCCTTGCCATTTTTACCACAATACAGTTTTTTCCAGCTAGTTCCCCACCACGCAAAATAGCCTTATCAGTACCTTCCACACCTTCCAGAGCAATAACTGACTCATCTTTTACAACAACAGTCTGCCCCGCATCAATATCCGTAAGCATCCGTGCTGCCTCAATCCCAATTTTGATTGTTTTTTCCTCATTTGTGCTTGGTGAAATCTTTGTATATACTTCATTTCCAGCAATGTATTCGTCCATCAAGTAATTTTGTGGCAGAACCTTGATATTTTCTGATTCAATGTAATCGATTATCGCTTTTAAAATATTCTTATCTTTTTTATTTTTTGTAGACAACAATATTTTAGTTGCTGTCAAATCAAATTTCAAATTTGAAAAAATCAGATTTTTTTCTACTTTTCCAAGCATTATCAGCTGAGTTACCCCATTTTTCTTAAAATATGAGATTATTTTTCCAACTTGTGCAACGCTGTATTTTACAGAATTTTTATGCTCTTTTACACCTTCCTCTACACTTTCAAACAAATAAACCGAAAATGGTTCAATTCCTTTTAGAATACATTGATTCATAAATAATTCAGGCAATTTCCCGTTTCCAGCAATCAAACCTACTTTTTCCATTATCACTTTTTCCTCTTAAAAAAATATCTACATTAAAAAATTAACTCAAAATAAAATATAGATTATTATTATTTTGAGAAATTTTACATCTTAAGTTTTTTATTCTATTTTTATTTTTTATATGAACATAATAAAATCTCTTTAAAACTAAACTCAAAAGTTATAATTATTTTACTCAAATCACAGTTTTGAATTTTAATTAGTCTTAGTCAGAAAGATTTTTAAAATTAATTTTGTAACTGTATCACGATAATAGTTCCATATTTTATCTCGTAATACCCCTTTTACTTTTTCGTATAAAATTAACAAGATTTTGTGCTTCTTCATATTGTCCGTAATCACGTTCCACCGTTTGAAGTGCTTCTTCCAGTTTCAATTTTTTCTTGAATATAATTTTATACAGTTCTCTCAATCTTTTTATCTGCTCTTCTGAAAAACCTCTACGTTGAAGTCCTACAATATTGATATATACAGCTCTTGCCTTATTACCTTCAGACAGCATATAAGGAACAACATCCTGATTTACAGCCGAACATCCACCTATCATTGCGTGTCGCCCAACCCTTGTAAACTGATGCACAGCAGTAAGCCCACCTACCACCGCATAATCTTCCACTTCCACATGCCCAGCAAAAGTCGCAGCATTTGCAAGTACACAGTTATCTCCAATTATACAATCGTGAGCAATATGAACATAAGCCATTACAAGCGTATTATTTCCAATTCTAGTTTCATATTTATCAGTAGTCCCACGATGAATTGTAACAAATTCACGGATTTTATTATTATTTCCAATAACAACTCTCGTTTTCTCTCCAGCAAACTTCAAATCTTGCGGATCCTTCCCAATTGAAGCAAAAGAAAAAATATAGTTATTCTCCCCAATAATCGTTTCTCCTTCAATTACAACATGCGATTCTACAACAGTCCCATTTCCAATTGTTACTTCTGGCCCTATAATCGAATACGGCCCTATCTTTACATTTTCTCCAAGTTTAGCATTTGGATCAACAATTGCCGTTGGATGTATATTTAAACTCATAATTATTATACCTCTTATTTTTATATTTTGAATTATTTAAAACTCATGTTTTAAAATTGCATAAAACTGCATAAAATTAAATTAAAAATTTTTATATCACTTAAATATTCAATTTTTGAGAATTTAATTCCAAAGCAGTTAGAGTATTATCTAATTATAAATCCTGTACTGAAAATTTCAAGTCAGCTTCACTTACAACTGTGCCATCAACAACGCATCTTCCACGTGCAACTATTACGTTACTTTTAACTTTTATCTTTTCTACTTCCAGTCTTAATTGATCTCCCGGAACAACCGCTCTTCTAAATTTACATTTATCAATTGACATAAATAAAGGTATTTTACCCGGTTCTAACATCAATAACCCTACAGCCTGTGCCAATGCTTCTATTTGTAAAACTCCAGGCATTACAGGTTTCCCCGGGAAATGCCCCTGAAAAAATTCCTCATTCATTGTAACATTTTTTATTGCTACCAAAGAATCTGTCCCATTTTTTTCAATAACTCTGTCTACCAGTAAAAATGGGTATCTATGTGGTAATATTTTCATAATATCCTCTATATTCATAATTGTTTCATTTGATGCCATATTTTCTAATCCTCCTGAAATTATATTTTTATTTATTTTAAAATTTTCATTTGAAATCAAATTAACTAATGTATTAAAAATTATTATTTCCTAATATTGTTTTTTAAATCAAAGTTTTCTAATTTATCTAGTTTAATTTAATTTCGATATTTTCATTAAAATTTTATACCTATATTATATTTGATTTTTGTCGAAATTACAAGTGTTTTTTATGTTTTTTACAAATATTTTTTCGCAATCATCTCAGTCAATCTTGAATTTACATAGTGTCCAGCCTTTATTGCGATAACGTGAGCCTTTATAGGCGTTCCTAGAACATACAGATCTCCAATTATATCAAGAATTTTATGTCTTACAAATTCATCAGGATATCTTAAACCTTCTGGGTTCAATGGCCCATCTGCCCCCACTACCACAGCATTTTCCAAACTTCCTCCTAATGCTAAATTATTCTTTTTAAGAAAATCTATTTCATAATCAAATGCAAAAGTTCTACATTTCGCAATATTTTCCATATAATTTTCCAAATTTACTTCAAGCTCATAATACTGTGATTTCAAAAAACTATGGTTAAAATCAATCGTATAAGATATTTTAAATCCATCATAAGGCAGTGCCATCACATATTTTCCCGCCTTCTCATCTGAAAATATAACAGGTTCTGTAATCATAACAGGCTCTATTTCCTCATCCAGTTCCACAATTCCAGCTTCCAGTAATTTTTCAACAAATCTCGCTGAACTCCCATCCAAAATAGGCAACTCATTCCCTGAAATCTCAACTAAAATATCAGTTATTCCAGTAATCGAGAGTGACGATAAAAAATGTTCGATCGTATGAACCTTCACATCATCCTCATTCCTAATATTCGTTCCTCTCTCCAAATCAAATAAATTCCTGTAATCAACCTTTATAATATTACTTTTCCCACTCACATCAATTCTTTTAAAAATAATTCCTTGTTTATCATTATTTCCACTGGGCTTCAAAGTTAATTTTATTTTTTCTCCTTTATGAAGCCCAATTCCCGATATTTCAACAGTATTTTTAATAGTTTTTCTTTGCATTTCTCAATTTCCTCCATTTTTCAAAATTTTATTTCATATCTAATTTTTATTTATAAATTTGTTTCCTTTTTCCATAGATATTATATCATAAAATTAAATATTTTTCCTTTTATTATTTTATAAATTTATCAATATTTTATTGATTTACTACTTAATTCCATAACTAATACTAAACCCCATTTATTTAAATAACGAATTTATTACAAACTTTTCTAATGAAGGGCAACAACCCAATATTTTTAAATAGTTTATAATAAATATTGCGTCCGATAATATATCGTTGTATTAAAAATTTTGCTATTTTAATTAATAATTAAAAACAAAAAACTTGTTTGCTCCATTATCGTCTCCAAGTAAGAAATTTGATTATGATTTAGACGGAAATCTATATGTCTATGGGTTACATAAAAAATACTATTAATTTTGAATTATTAGAAGAAAAGGCAAGAATGTATTTACAAAGTAATTTATTTTGATGAATTTAGATTTTAAAGAATAAATAATTAAGACATATTTAATATTAATACTATTTCTCATTTATTTTAGAGGATTTGATGTAAATATTGTAAAATCTAATCTCTATTTTTAAATGGATTAAAAAAATAATTTTTAATTATTTTTAGCACCTTATAAAAAAACTATCTCAATATTAGTCAAGATAGTTTTTTATTTTATTATTCAATTATTTTACCAGATTTTTATTCTGTCTTGAGGAGCTTTATACATTTTATCTCCCGGTTTTGTTTCAAATACTTTGTGGAATGCATCAACATTTATTAAAGTTCCGTTCACCCTAAATATATTTGGTGAATGGGAATCTGTTTTTGCTAAGTTTTTCAAATATTCTGGTGTTGATTTTTGTCGCCACATTCTTGCAAAACTTAGGAAAAATAATTTATTTGTTGTATCAGCGTAAATTTTTGTAGACGTTGGGTGATCTTTTAAATACAGCTGTAAAGCATCATAAGCAATATTCAGTCCACCTAAGTCAGCAATATTTTCTGTTAATGTGAATTTTCCATTTACGTTTACTCCATCACCAACTGAATATCCAGAAAATTGATTTTCCAATCTTTTAGTTGCTGCATCAAATTTTAACTTGTCTTCTGCTGTCCACCAGTTTTTTACATTTCCATCCCCATCATATTCAGCTCCCGATACATCGAATGCGTGTGTAAGTTCATGTCCAATGATACTTCCTATCGCTCCAAAATTACTTGCCATTTCTGATCTATAATAATCATAAAATGGGAATTGTAAAATTCCAGCCGGGAACACTATTTCATTTCCTGTTGGAGAATAATAAGCATTTATTGTATGCGGATACATATGCCATTCTGTTTTATCCACTGGTTTTCCAACCTTTTTCATTTCTTCGTTATATGCCCATTCACTTATTTTTTTCAACTGATCATAAAGTGTATCGTTACTTGAGATTGTCATTTTGCTGTAGTCTTTCCACTTGTCAGGGTATCCGATTTTTACATTAACTTTTGCCAATTTTTCAAGTGCTTTTTTCTTAGTAGCTGCACTCATCCAGTCCAGTTTTTCAATTCTATTTTTCATGGCTTTTTTGATATAACCAACCATTTCCTGTGTATTCTTTTTGGCTTCTGGCGAGAAATTTCTTTGAACATAAATTTTTCCTATTATTTCACCTAAACTTCCATTTGTAAAGTTCAATGCTCTTTTTTCCAGCGTTTCCCTTTCCTTTTGTCCATTTAAATATTTTCCAAAAAATTCAAAACTTCTTTTCCCCATATCATCTGTTAAAATACCGGCTGCAGAACTTATTAAATTATATTTCATATAATCCTTAATTACATCAATATTCGTATCATTTACAAAATTGTCCAGATTTTTATAATAATTCAATTCACTTATGATGACTTTATCAGTTTTTATGTTCAATTCTTTCAAGTATTGTGCCAAATCAACATTTTTAGACAATGTTCCCAATTCACTTACTTTTATTGGATTATTATATTTTTTTACATCGTGACGTTCCTCATTAGTCAATAATGTATTTGCAATCTGCTTTTCAAACGCAACTATTTTTTTAGCTCTTTCAAGAGTATCCTCTTCTCCAGAATATTTCAGCATATCACTGACATATTTTGTATATTCTTCCAATATTGCCCGATTTTCCTTTGTATCCTTCTGATAATAATCTCTTGACAGTCCAATTCCAGCACTTCCCAAGTATATTGCATTATTTTTGGAATTATTTAAGTCAGTTCCTACACCCCAACCATAAAATTCAGAACCGCCAGTTTTCGTAACTTCCACATTATATTTCTTCAAATCTTCAATATTTCGAATAGCATCAATTCTATCCAAATCTTTTTTAATGGGTGTCAAACCTTCTTCGTCTCTTTTTTTCATATCAGAATAACTGTCATAAAGTGTTATAACTTTCTTTTCATCTTCAGTCAAGGATGACTTATTTTTTAATTCCTTTACTAAATTGCGTAAAAAATCCTGATTTTTCTCATTTAATTCATAAAAGGAACCCCACGCTGGCTTTGTACTGGGAATCTGTGTTTTTTTTGTCCAGTTTTCATTCACATAGTCATAAAAATCGTCTTTTGCCTTAGTTGTTGTGCTAAGTTCATCAAATAGCTTTTTATCGTTGTCCTTTAGCAATTTTGCCTGCTGTTTTTCATAAAAATCCCAGAATCCTATTTGCTTTGGTGCAGGCTGTACTGGCTTTGTTTCCCTTTGTGATGTTCTTCTTGCTGAAAAC
Proteins encoded in this window:
- a CDS encoding lipid-A-disaccharide synthase, with product MKNNNENDIIKEKNNDLSIVKPQKKKKIFISCGEMSGDLHASYIVEEMRKKDENVEFFGVIGDKSIKAGVKPVNHIKNNDVMGFVEALKKYNYFTEKAHEYLQFIKENEIETVIFVDFGGFNLKFFELLKKKISEKELQNLRMIYYIPPKVWAWGKKRIEKLKKFDDVIVIFPFEKAYFDNGLKKDKSKGLKVEYFGNPFVDKYEFSDKLGEKILLLPGSRRQEIEKFLPVIMELIRNEKVKNEKFLMKLANEEHIKYIRVFEEKYKIDVHKIPNLEITFDEIKNIRKDCKYAIATSGTVTFEISLMGLPVIVVYKTSKINAFIARKIVKIKYITLTNLNADREIFKELLQEDFSVEKLLEEMEIMEKKKKNIVLELKKEREKLGNFGVLEKIADYLLEK
- the lpxA gene encoding acyl-ACP--UDP-N-acetylglucosamine O-acyltransferase, which encodes MSLNIHPTAIVDPNAKLGENVKIGPYSIIGPEVTIGNGTVVESHVVIEGETIIGENNYIFSFASIGKDPQDLKFAGEKTRVVIGNNNKIREFVTIHRGTTDKYETRIGNNTLVMAYVHIAHDCIIGDNCVLANAATFAGHVEVEDYAVVGGLTAVHQFTRVGRHAMIGGCSAVNQDVVPYMLSEGNKARAVYINIVGLQRRGFSEEQIKRLRELYKIIFKKKLKLEEALQTVERDYGQYEEAQNLVNFIRKSKRGITR
- a CDS encoding M13 family metallopeptidase; translated protein: MKKLLTISLFLASINLIYAENENYEYGEFSARRTSQRETKPVQPAPKQIGFWDFYEKQQAKLLKDNDKKLFDELSTTTKAKDDFYDYVNENWTKKTQIPSTKPAWGSFYELNEKNQDFLRNLVKELKNKSSLTEDEKKVITLYDSYSDMKKRDEEGLTPIKKDLDRIDAIRNIEDLKKYNVEVTKTGGSEFYGWGVGTDLNNSKNNAIYLGSAGIGLSRDYYQKDTKENRAILEEYTKYVSDMLKYSGEEDTLERAKKIVAFEKQIANTLLTNEERHDVKKYNNPIKVSELGTLSKNVDLAQYLKELNIKTDKVIISELNYYKNLDNFVNDTNIDVIKDYMKYNLISSAAGILTDDMGKRSFEFFGKYLNGQKERETLEKRALNFTNGSLGEIIGKIYVQRNFSPEAKKNTQEMVGYIKKAMKNRIEKLDWMSAATKKKALEKLAKVNVKIGYPDKWKDYSKMTISSNDTLYDQLKKISEWAYNEEMKKVGKPVDKTEWHMYPHTINAYYSPTGNEIVFPAGILQFPFYDYYRSEMASNFGAIGSIIGHELTHAFDVSGAEYDGDGNVKNWWTAEDKLKFDAATKRLENQFSGYSVGDGVNVNGKFTLTENIADLGGLNIAYDALQLYLKDHPTSTKIYADTTNKLFFLSFARMWRQKSTPEYLKNLAKTDSHSPNIFRVNGTLINVDAFHKVFETKPGDKMYKAPQDRIKIW
- a CDS encoding MATE family efflux transporter encodes the protein MEKKREELLKGSILKLFVKYFIPTLIGSAAVVLYNIVDRFFVGKISEKALAGAGIAFYIVMLIIAFSMFIGVGAGTIISIRLGQGKKGEAKKILGNAVTLFTILGLALYVLLMLNINMVLRYSGANNETLPYAKAYLEIILLAILPLFYSFGLTNVLNAAGAPRVAMFSMLIGAVVNIALDYVAVMIMHTGIEGTAYATLIGNVLSAIFVLWFLIVGKLPFKIDMFGFKLEEESVVTIRFSKMKLDSKIVKDIFSIGMSPFLLQAASSGVGLVTNKIVDTYGGTYGVAVMTIINSYLPIMTMSVYAVSQAVQPIIGFNYGAKNFRRVKKSLMTAINAGIVLSFAFWVIVMLLPKELILFFNEKSTPEALREGVKAIRVYFSLVIISSFGITVPNYFQATGRSKYSVTLNLLRQVVIFLLVVIIFSNIWKLDGVWLAQPFTDLLFFIILLGFLYKEKKFFDKMIENENNRLEYNGKIDEEEKVK
- the lpxC gene encoding UDP-3-O-acyl-N-acetylglucosamine deacetylase encodes the protein MQRKTIKNTVEISGIGLHKGEKIKLTLKPSGNNDKQGIIFKRIDVSGKSNIIKVDYRNLFDLERGTNIRNEDDVKVHTIEHFLSSLSITGITDILVEISGNELPILDGSSARFVEKLLEAGIVELDEEIEPVMITEPVIFSDEKAGKYVMALPYDGFKISYTIDFNHSFLKSQYYELEVNLENYMENIAKCRTFAFDYEIDFLKKNNLALGGSLENAVVVGADGPLNPEGLRYPDEFVRHKILDIIGDLYVLGTPIKAHVIAIKAGHYVNSRLTEMIAKKYL
- a CDS encoding LpxI family protein — translated: MEKVGLIAGNGKLPELFMNQCILKGIEPFSVYLFESVEEGVKEHKNSVKYSVAQVGKIISYFKKNGVTQLIMLGKVEKNLIFSNLKFDLTATKILLSTKNKKDKNILKAIIDYIESENIKVLPQNYLMDEYIAGNEVYTKISPSTNEEKTIKIGIEAARMLTDIDAGQTVVVKDESVIALEGVEGTDKAILRGGELAGKNCIVVKMARRHQDYRIDIPTIGLETIKKVVEINGRGIVIEADKMLFIDKEEVIKFANKNKIFIKGIKI
- the fabZ gene encoding 3-hydroxyacyl-ACP dehydratase FabZ, whose product is MASNETIMNIEDIMKILPHRYPFLLVDRVIEKNGTDSLVAIKNVTMNEEFFQGHFPGKPVMPGVLQIEALAQAVGLLMLEPGKIPLFMSIDKCKFRRAVVPGDQLRLEVEKIKVKSNVIVARGRCVVDGTVVSEADLKFSVQDL